From a region of the Lactuca sativa cultivar Salinas chromosome 4, Lsat_Salinas_v11, whole genome shotgun sequence genome:
- the LOC111920449 gene encoding LOW QUALITY PROTEIN: light-regulated protein 1, chloroplastic (The sequence of the model RefSeq protein was modified relative to this genomic sequence to represent the inferred CDS: substituted 1 base at 1 genomic stop codon), whose translation MHASIYLPSTSFLPLPSTKASSLSNTLLYTTTLTKCQLCQTSSSLSNSIKAAPSGNNSQFDYSSMASSVFPAEACETLAGDACDVEMFPETEIKQQPNPKLDPPTSEQVDREHLEYSSPNTXRRYFIAEACDDLGGEFCDPAYQSGVN comes from the exons ATGCATGCTTCCATCTACCTGCCTTCAACATCGTTCCTCCCTTTGCCATCTACCAAAGCCTCAAGTCTCTCAAATACATTATTGTATACTACTACACTTACCAAATGTCAACTTTGTCAAACATCATCGTCTCTCTCAAATTCAATCAAAGCAGCACCATCCGGCAATAATTCTCAGTTTGATTACAGCTCCATGGCCTCATC AGTTTTCCCAGCAGAAGCATGCGAGACTCTAGCTGGCGATGCTTGTGATGTTGAGATGTTCCCGGAGACCGAGATCAAACAACAACCCAACCCCAAACTTGATCCTCCCACTTCAGAACAAGTTGATAGAGAGCATCTCGAGTACAGTAGTCCCAACACATAACGTCGATAT TTTATTGCAGAGGCTTGCGATGATCTTGGAGGGGAGTTCTGTGACCCGGCATATCAGAGTGGAGTTAACTAA